The proteins below are encoded in one region of Triticum aestivum cultivar Chinese Spring chromosome 1B, IWGSC CS RefSeq v2.1, whole genome shotgun sequence:
- the LOC123111295 gene encoding membrane-bound O-acyltransferase GUP1 — MTAPGSPVSPGASKMSSVPWKRLELAALCAYAVVFYSAMIQRSLRLARDYTGKLYGLRAGSIPGRLNDSSDGQWRNFRGNLPVLTVVMAAFLIVVNGLRYGCGLKGRGASLVWLILSLIYLCYLHGACVGFILVIAGINYAIVKLFARYKYCTGIIWSFNLAMLTLNRVYEGYSFSLFGQQLAFLDNYRGTFRWHICFNFVVLRMISFGCDYCWTLSSSHFDHKKHMQKCEVCYSGKTCYFALQEKGLSIDKYTFLTYLCYLTYAPLYIAGPVVSYNAFAAQLDVPQKNYSVGQICCYGVRWILNFLLIEVMTHFFHYNAFVVSRLWRQLTPFEIFIISYGVLIFMWLKFFLIWRYFRFWSLVGGVETPENMPRCINNCPDLESFWKSWHASFNKWLVRYVYIPLGGSRRKLLSIWVVFTFVAAWHDLEWKLISWAWLTCLCFVPEIVIKSFSNNFQAKSTLGRFIRRELCAIAGAVTVSSLMVANLVGYVVGPSGIKVLMSRMLHKDALPGLGIIFATFYVAVKLIFHVRDARKT; from the exons atGACCGCCCCCGGTTCGCCGGTTTCTCCCGGTGCAAGCAAGATGAGCAGCGTCCCGTGGAAGCGGCTGGAGCTCGCCGCGCTGTGCGCCTACGCGGTGGTGTTCTACAGCGCCATGATCCAGAGGTCGCTTCGCCTCGCACGCG ATTACACCGGGAAACTCTACGGCCTGAGAGCTGGATCAATCCCCGGCCGTCTGAAC GACTCGTCTGATGGGCAATGGAGAAACTTCCGTGGGAACTTGCCTGTTCTCACCGTTGTCATGGCTGCATTTCTGATTGTTGTGAATGGGCTGCGATACGGCTGTGGCTTGAAGGGCAGAGGGGCCTCGTTGGTCTGGCTTATATTGTCCCTGATCTATCTATGCTACCTACATGGTGCTTG TGTTGGTTTCATTCTTGTAATAGCAGGGATTAATTATGCCATAGTCAAG TTATTTGCTCGATATAAGTACTGCACTGGCATCATATGGAGCTTCAACTTAGCTATGCTTACACTTAACCGGGTCTATGAAGGGTATTCATTCTCATTGTTCGG GCAACAACTGGCTTTTCTTGATAACTATCGGGGTACATTTCGATGGCACATATGCTTCAATTTTG TTGTATTACGGATGATTAGCTTTGGATGTGATTACTGCTGGACACTTAGTTCGTCTCACTTTGATCACAAG AAACACATGCAGAAATGTGAAGTTTGTTATTCTGGCAAGACATGCTACTTTGCTTTGCAG GAGAAAGGACTCAGCATTGACAAATACACATTCCTAACATATTTATGCTACTTAACATATGCTCCACTCTATATTGCTGGACCTGTTGTAAGCTACAACGCATTTGCAGCTCAG TTAGATGTACCTCAGAAAAACTATTCAGTTGGGCAGATATGTTGTTATGGAGTAAGGTGGATCCTAAATTTCCTTCTAATTGAAGTCATGACACACTTTTTCCACTACAACGCGTTTGTAGTCAG CCGATTATGGCGGCAGTTGACACCGTTTGAGATCTTCATCATTAGTTATGGG GTGTTGATCTTTATGTGGTTAAAATTCTTCCTTATTTGGCGCTACTTCAGGTTCTGGTCACTG GTAGGAGGAGTTGAGACACCTGAAAACATGCCTAGGTGCATAAATAATTGTCCTGACCTGGAGAGTTTCTGGAAAAGTTGGCATGCTTCCTTTAACAAATGGCTGGTCAG GTACGTTTACATACCTCTTGGTGGGTCTCGAAGAAAACTACTTAGTATCTGGGTTGTATTCACATTCGTAGCAGCCTGGCATGACCTGGAATG GAAACTTATTTCATGGGCATGGTTAACATGCTTATGTTTTGTCCCTGAAATAGTGATCAAGTCTTTTTCCAACAACTTCCAG GCAAAAAGTACCCTTGGGCGGTTCATTCGTCGTGAATTATGTGCAATTGCTGGTGCTGTGACAGTCAGCTCCCTTATG GTGGCAAACCTTGTTGGCTACGTTGTAGGGCCGTCAGGCATTAAGGTTCTGATGTCGCGGATGCTCCACAAGGATG CTCTTCCTGGCCTTGGCATCATATTCGCTACTTTCTATGTGGCCGTCAAG CTTATCTTTCATGTACGGGACGCTAGAAAGACTTAA
- the LOC123111305 gene encoding LEC14B homolog — MAAAGRLRGRRRALKEVEREPEPFTIEEEVSHLTRVRSEPCPGTRAAIHGARRKRDFSAFEMLSSRESGLSGGGGFCSADRAYAAGKHLPSEGPWCVEDMDSEAYVSQFSSDGSLLVAGFRGSRIRVYDADRGWKVHKNISCRSMRWTVSDIALSPDQRYLAYSSLSPIVHIVNVQNAGRESDANVTEIHEGLEFCDDDEYSFGIFSVKFSKDGREVVVGNNDCSIHVYDLGANKVSDRIRAHTSDVNTVTFADESGNLLYSGSDDNLCKVWDRRCLVREKPAGVLTGHLDGITCIDSRGDGRYLISNCKDQTIKLWDVRKMSATVKGRQPRLYDWDYRWMTFPSHARYYKHPNDLSLATYRGHSVLRTLIRCYFSPMHSTGQRYIYTGSSDDSVHIYDVVTGATVKKLSWHGSIIRDCTWHPYCPTLVSSSWDGYLARWEASGDNEDPSVLTCDEQRTSPYDQTYGLSFAL; from the exons ATGGCAGCGGCAGGGAGACTGCGGGGACGGCGGCGGGCGCTCAAGGAGGTGGAGCGCGAGCCCGAGCCGTTCACCATCGAGGAGGAGGTGTCCCACCTCACCCGGGTTCGGTCGGAGCCGTGCCCCGGCACCCGCGCCGCCATCCATGGCGCCAGGCGGAAGAGGGACTTCTCGGCTTTCGAGATGCTGTCGTCGAGGGAGTCCGGCCTCTCGGGAGGCGGCGGGTTCTGTTCGGCCGACCGCGCCTACGCCGCCGGGAAGCACCTCCCGTCGGAAGGACCGTGGTGCGTGGAAGACATGGATAGCGAGGCCTATGTCTCGCAGTTCTCCAGCGATGGCTCGCTGCTCGTTGCCGGGTTTCGG GGAAGCCGCATCAGAGTTTACGATGCCGATAGAGGGTGGAAGGTTCATAAGAACATAAGCTGCAGAAGTATGAGGTGGACGGTTTCAGATATTGCTCTCTCCCCTGACCAGCGATACCTT GCCTATTCCAGTTTGTCGCCTATTGTTCACATTGTGAATGTGCAGAATGCTGGAAGAGAATCGGATGCTAATGTTACT GAAATTCACGAGGGTTTGGAATTCTGTGATGACGATGAATACTCTTTCGGGATATTCTCTGTGAAATTTTCAAAAGATGGTAGAGAAGTAGTTGTTGGGAACAATGATTGTTCAATACATGTCTATGATCTTGGAGCAAATAAAGTGTCTGACCGTATCCGTGCTCATACG TCTGATGTCAACACGGTCACCTTTGCGGATGAAAGTGGCAATTTGTTGTACTCTGGAAGTGATGATAATCTCTGTAAG GTCTGGGATAGGCGTTGCCTTGTAAGAGAGAAACCAGCAGGTGTTTTGACAGGTCACTTAGATGGGATTACATGTATTGATAGCCGTGGTGATGGGCGTTATCTAATCTCCAACTGCAAGGATCAGACTATCAAACTTTGGGACGTCAGAAAGATGTCCGCCACTGTAAAAGG ACGACAACCAAGATTATATGACTGGGACTACAGATGGATGACGTTCCCATCACATGCTAGATATTATAAGCATCCAAATGATCTGTCTCTGGCAACATACAGGGGTCATTCAGTTCTGCGGACACTTATCCGCTGCTACTTCTCTCCAATGCACAG CACGGGCCAGAGGTACATATACACTGGATCAAGTGACGATTCAGTGCATATTTACGATGTG GTAACCGGGGCGACCGTGAAGAAGCTCTCGTGGCACGGTTCGATCATCAGAGACTGCACCTGGCATCCTTATTGTCCAACGCTCGTAAGCTCTTCCTGGGACGGCTATCTGGCCCGGTGGGAGGCATCAGGTGACAACGAGGACCCCTCGGTGCTCACGTGCGACGAGCAGAGGACTAGCCCTTACGACCAGACATACGGGCTCTCTTTTGCCCTGTAG